From one Neovison vison isolate M4711 chromosome 1, ASM_NN_V1, whole genome shotgun sequence genomic stretch:
- the RTN4IP1 gene encoding reticulon-4-interacting protein 1, mitochondrial isoform X2, with the protein MEFLKTCVLRRNACNAVCFWRSRAVQKLSVRKISTTSPRSTVMPAWVIDKYGKNEVLRFTQNMMIPVIHYPNEVIIKVHAASVNPIDVNMRSGYGATALNIKRDPLHIKTKGEEFPLTLGRDVSGVVMECGLDVRYFKPGDEVWAAVPPWKQGTLSEFVVVSGNEVSLKPKSLTHTQAASLPYVALTAWSAINKVGGLNDKNCAGKRVLILGASGGVGTFAIQVMKAWGAHVTAVCSQDASELVRKLGADDVVDYKSGSVEEQLKSLKPFDFILDNVGGSTETWALNFLKKWSGATYVTLVTPFLLNMDRLGIADGMLQTGVTVGSKALKHFWQGVHYRWAFFMASGVYLDDIAKLVDEGKIQPVIEKTFPFSQVPEAFLKVERGHARGKTIRR; encoded by the exons ATGGAATTTCTGAAAACCTGTGTGCTTAGAAGAAACGCATGTAACGCGGTTTGCTTCTGGAGAAGCCGCGCGGTACAAAAGCTTTCAGTTAGAAAGATTAGTACTACCTCTCCAAGGAGCACTGTCATGCCTGCCTGGGTGATAGATAAATACGGGAAGAATGAAGTGCTTCGATTTACTCAGAACATGATGATACCGGTCATACACTATCCAAATGAAGTTATTATCAAAGTTCACGCTGCAAGTGTGAATCCTATAGATGTTAATATGAGAA GTGGTTATGGGGCTACGGCTTTAAATATAAAACGTGATCCTTTACATATTAAAACCAAAGGAGAAGAATTTCCCCTGACTCTGGGTCGGGATGTCTCTGGTGTGGTGATGGAATGTGGACTTGATGTGAGGTACTTCAAGCCAGGAGATGAG GTCTGGGCTGCAGTTCCTCCCTGGAAACAAGGCACCCTGTCAGAGTTTGTTGTAGTCAGTGGGAATGAG GTCTCTCTCAAGCCCAAATCACTCACTCATACTCAAGCTGCCTCTTTGCCGTATGTGGCTCTCACAGCCTGGTCTGCTATAAACAAGGTTGGCGGCCTGAATGACAAGAATTGCGCAGGAAAGCG TGTTTTAATCTTGGGTGCTTCAGGTGGAGTTGGTACTTTTGCTATACAG GTCATGAAAGCATGGGGTGCTCATGTGACAGCAGTTTGCTCTCAGGATGCCAGTGAACTTGTAAGGAAGCTCGGGGCAGATGATGTAGTTGATTACAAATCCGGAAGTGTGGAAGAGCAGTTGAAGTCTTTAAAACC GTTTGATTTCATTCTTGATAATGTCGGTGGATCCACTGAAACATGGGCTTTAAATTTTCTCAAGAAATGGTCAGGGGCCACATATGTGACTCTGGTGACCCCTTTTCTCCTGAACATGGACCGACTGGGCATCGCAGACGGCATGCTGCAGACAGGAGTCACCGTGGGTTCTAAGGCATTGAAG caTTTCTGGCAAGGAGTCCATTATCGCTGGGCCTTTTTCATGGCCAGCGGCGTGTATCTAGACGACATCGCGAAACTGGTGGATGAGGGAAAG
- the RTN4IP1 gene encoding reticulon-4-interacting protein 1, mitochondrial isoform X1 → MEFLKTCVLRRNACNAVCFWRSRAVQKLSVRKISTTSPRSTVMPAWVIDKYGKNEVLRFTQNMMIPVIHYPNEVIIKVHAASVNPIDVNMRSGYGATALNIKRDPLHIKTKGEEFPLTLGRDVSGVVMECGLDVRYFKPGDEVWAAVPPWKQGTLSEFVVVSGNEVSLKPKSLTHTQAASLPYVALTAWSAINKVGGLNDKNCAGKRVLILGASGGVGTFAIQVMKAWGAHVTAVCSQDASELVRKLGADDVVDYKSGSVEEQLKSLKPFDFILDNVGGSTETWALNFLKKWSGATYVTLVTPFLLNMDRLGIADGMLQTGVTVGSKALKHFWQGVHYRWAFFMASGVYLDDIAKLVDEGKIQPVIEKTFPFSQVPEAFLKVERGHARGKTVINVV, encoded by the exons ATGGAATTTCTGAAAACCTGTGTGCTTAGAAGAAACGCATGTAACGCGGTTTGCTTCTGGAGAAGCCGCGCGGTACAAAAGCTTTCAGTTAGAAAGATTAGTACTACCTCTCCAAGGAGCACTGTCATGCCTGCCTGGGTGATAGATAAATACGGGAAGAATGAAGTGCTTCGATTTACTCAGAACATGATGATACCGGTCATACACTATCCAAATGAAGTTATTATCAAAGTTCACGCTGCAAGTGTGAATCCTATAGATGTTAATATGAGAA GTGGTTATGGGGCTACGGCTTTAAATATAAAACGTGATCCTTTACATATTAAAACCAAAGGAGAAGAATTTCCCCTGACTCTGGGTCGGGATGTCTCTGGTGTGGTGATGGAATGTGGACTTGATGTGAGGTACTTCAAGCCAGGAGATGAG GTCTGGGCTGCAGTTCCTCCCTGGAAACAAGGCACCCTGTCAGAGTTTGTTGTAGTCAGTGGGAATGAG GTCTCTCTCAAGCCCAAATCACTCACTCATACTCAAGCTGCCTCTTTGCCGTATGTGGCTCTCACAGCCTGGTCTGCTATAAACAAGGTTGGCGGCCTGAATGACAAGAATTGCGCAGGAAAGCG TGTTTTAATCTTGGGTGCTTCAGGTGGAGTTGGTACTTTTGCTATACAG GTCATGAAAGCATGGGGTGCTCATGTGACAGCAGTTTGCTCTCAGGATGCCAGTGAACTTGTAAGGAAGCTCGGGGCAGATGATGTAGTTGATTACAAATCCGGAAGTGTGGAAGAGCAGTTGAAGTCTTTAAAACC GTTTGATTTCATTCTTGATAATGTCGGTGGATCCACTGAAACATGGGCTTTAAATTTTCTCAAGAAATGGTCAGGGGCCACATATGTGACTCTGGTGACCCCTTTTCTCCTGAACATGGACCGACTGGGCATCGCAGACGGCATGCTGCAGACAGGAGTCACCGTGGGTTCTAAGGCATTGAAG caTTTCTGGCAAGGAGTCCATTATCGCTGGGCCTTTTTCATGGCCAGCGGCGTGTATCTAGACGACATCGCGAAACTGGTGGATGAGGGAAAG
- the RTN4IP1 gene encoding reticulon-4-interacting protein 1, mitochondrial isoform X3, translating to MEFLKTCVLRRNACNAVCFWRSRAVQKLSVRKISTTSPRSTVMPAWVIDKYGKNEVLRFTQNMMIPVIHYPNEVIIKVHAASVNPIDVNMRSGYGATALNIKRDPLHIKTKGEEFPLTLGRDVSGVVMECGLDVRYFKPGDEVWAAVPPWKQGTLSEFVVVSGNEVSLKPKSLTHTQAASLPYVALTAWSAINKVGGLNDKNCAGKRVLILGASGGVGTFAIQVMKAWGAHVTAVCSQDASELVRKLGADDVVDYKSGSVEEQLKSLKPFDFILDNVGGSTETWALNFLKKWSGATYVTLVTPFLLNMDRLGIADGMLQTGVTVGSKALKHFWQGVHYRWAFFMASGVYLDDIAKLVDEGKIRR from the exons ATGGAATTTCTGAAAACCTGTGTGCTTAGAAGAAACGCATGTAACGCGGTTTGCTTCTGGAGAAGCCGCGCGGTACAAAAGCTTTCAGTTAGAAAGATTAGTACTACCTCTCCAAGGAGCACTGTCATGCCTGCCTGGGTGATAGATAAATACGGGAAGAATGAAGTGCTTCGATTTACTCAGAACATGATGATACCGGTCATACACTATCCAAATGAAGTTATTATCAAAGTTCACGCTGCAAGTGTGAATCCTATAGATGTTAATATGAGAA GTGGTTATGGGGCTACGGCTTTAAATATAAAACGTGATCCTTTACATATTAAAACCAAAGGAGAAGAATTTCCCCTGACTCTGGGTCGGGATGTCTCTGGTGTGGTGATGGAATGTGGACTTGATGTGAGGTACTTCAAGCCAGGAGATGAG GTCTGGGCTGCAGTTCCTCCCTGGAAACAAGGCACCCTGTCAGAGTTTGTTGTAGTCAGTGGGAATGAG GTCTCTCTCAAGCCCAAATCACTCACTCATACTCAAGCTGCCTCTTTGCCGTATGTGGCTCTCACAGCCTGGTCTGCTATAAACAAGGTTGGCGGCCTGAATGACAAGAATTGCGCAGGAAAGCG TGTTTTAATCTTGGGTGCTTCAGGTGGAGTTGGTACTTTTGCTATACAG GTCATGAAAGCATGGGGTGCTCATGTGACAGCAGTTTGCTCTCAGGATGCCAGTGAACTTGTAAGGAAGCTCGGGGCAGATGATGTAGTTGATTACAAATCCGGAAGTGTGGAAGAGCAGTTGAAGTCTTTAAAACC GTTTGATTTCATTCTTGATAATGTCGGTGGATCCACTGAAACATGGGCTTTAAATTTTCTCAAGAAATGGTCAGGGGCCACATATGTGACTCTGGTGACCCCTTTTCTCCTGAACATGGACCGACTGGGCATCGCAGACGGCATGCTGCAGACAGGAGTCACCGTGGGTTCTAAGGCATTGAAG caTTTCTGGCAAGGAGTCCATTATCGCTGGGCCTTTTTCATGGCCAGCGGCGTGTATCTAGACGACATCGCGAAACTGGTGGATGAGGGAAAG